Sequence from the Amycolatopsis sp. NBC_00345 genome:
CGTCCAGGCGTCGGGCGAAAAGCTGAAGAACTTCGTCACGAGCTTCCCGCCGGTCGAAGGCACGCGGGTGAGCCATTTGTCGCCGCCGCTCCAGTGCGAGGCGGGGCGCAGCTGGACGTACAGGTCGTCCGTTGCGGCGTACGTCAGCCAGAAGCCCTGCGACCGGGAGAGATCTTCCTGCGCCTCGAACTGATTGCCGAGCCAGACGACGGCGACGTGCCACTCGGCGTTGAGGAACGTCACCTTGGCCGCGTACCGATTCCCCTCCGGGACGAGCAGGCTCCCGGTGGCCGGGACGGTGGTGCCTTCGCCGCTGGCCAGCCACTGCTGCAGCCGGTCGATCGACGGGGTCGCGCACTCGCAGCTGTGCCGCGGCGACGGGGGTACGGCCGCGCCGGCGACTGCCGTTGGGCCGATCAGGGAGACCGTCAGCACGGAGCCGAATGTCACAAGTTTCCTGGCGAATGCGACCACTGACCGTACGCGCATTCCAGGGAAACTAGCACCTCGGCGGAGGCCTTCAAAGGTCCGATGGTCGCGGCTGCTCGTGTGGTGCGCGTCACGGAATGCCTGTCGATCTTCGGCGCTACACACGAAGTAGGAACCGTTCGCACCCAAGGGAGTCCCATGTCCGCCACCACCACACCGGAAGAAACGTCCGCCGTGCCGGTCGTGCCCGCGCTCGACGACTTCGACTTCCCGCTCACCGACGGGGCCGCCTGCCGCATCGACGACCCCGACTGCGAAGCCTGCCAGTGAGCTGAGCGGGCTGAGGCGGGTCGCGGAACCGGGGGGATCCGCGACCCGCCTCAGTCACTGTCCACTTGAGAATCAGACGGCTCGCCGGCGGACGGTCCGCTCGAGGATCCCCAGAGTGGCCTTGAGCGCGGACTCGGGGACCACCGGGAAGGTGAGCCGCGCCTTCCACTCCTCGGTGATCTCCGACCAGTCGTAGTAGGACGTGACGAGGGTGCCGCCTTCGGCGGGCTCCAGCCGGTAGCCGTAGACGTGGCGGACCGGGGTCCGGGTCCCGGTGACGGTCCAGGCGATCTCCTTGTCCGGGGCGAACTCGGTGATGACCACCTCGACGTCGTACTTGCCCAGGGGCCGGTCCCCGAGGGCCTCGCGGTCCATGTGGACCACGAACCGGTCGCCGGACTGCCGGACGGGGTCCCCTTCGGCGTCGAGCAGCATTCCCGACGCGTCGATGTCCACGTGGCCCTTCGGGTCGGTCAGGACCGCGAAGACGGCGTCGGCGGGGGCGGGGATGAGCCGGGAGACCTCGATCCGTTCGACCTGTTCGGCGCTGCCGTTTTCCGCCGTGGCGGTCAGAACCGCGCGACCGAGGATGTGCGAGGTCATGGTGAAGCCGAGGAACGCGGGGGTGGCGTCGGCCGGGACGCCGAGGGACTCGACGTCGAGCGCGTGCACCACGAAGAAGTAGCGGTGCGGGCCGTGCCCGGCCGGCGGGGCGGCGCCGAGGAAGCGGGTCACGCGCGCGTCGTTGGGCAGCGCGAACGCGCCCTCGGGCAGGCCCGCGCCGGTGTCGTCGCCGGCGCCCTCGGGCAGTTCCGTGACGGTGGCGGGGATGTCGGCGACCGCCCAGTGCCAGAACCCGGACCCGGTGGGGGCGTCCGGGTCGTAGACGGTGACCGCGTAGCTCTTGGTGCCCGCCGGGGCGCCGCTCCAGGACAGCTGGGGGGAGACGTCTTTCCCGTCGGAGAGCGGCAAGGCGGCGCCGTCGGCGATGGTGGTGCTGGTGACGGTGAAGGAGGCCGCCTCGGGGAGACGGGCGAACGGGTCGTTGGCGCTCATGGCGTCGTTCCTTTCGGGCCTTGCTGTGGTGATGCAAAGCGTGGTGACTCAAGCTCAAAGCTGCGGTGCAAGATCGACTATAGCACCGATAATCGATGATCCTCCGGATCGTCTACGATGACGCCATGACCGGGACGGACCAAGCCTCGGCCTCGCCGGGGAAGCAGATGCTCTCCGAGCAGGTCTACGCACACCTGCGGGACGCGATCATGCGCGGGCGGTACGCCCCCGGCGACGCCCTCAAACCGCAGGACCTGGCCAAGGAGCAGGGCGTGAGCCTGGCTGTCGTGCGGGAGGCGCTCGTGCGGGTCGTCGGCGACGGCCTCGCCGACCGGCTGCCCAATCGCGGCTTCGCGATTCCAGCCTTCTCCGACCGCCGCTGGCAGGAGATCGCGGAGGCCCGCCGGACCATCGAACCGGTGGTGCTGCGGATGTCCATCGAGCGCGGCGATGTCGAGTGGGAGTCGCGCGTGCGGGCTGCCCACCACCGTCTGGCCCGCACTCCGGCGTACGTGCCGGAGGAGGGTGAGTACTTCAGCGGCGCCTGGTCCGAAGCCCACCGCGCCTTCCACCGCGCCCTGCTCGACGGCTGCGGCAACCCGGTCCTGCTGGAGACTTTCGACCGGCTGTGGAGCGCGAGCGAGCTGGCCCGCCGCTGGTCGGCACAGCGGACGCCCGGCCGGGACCACCTCGGCGAGCACCAGCGTCTGGAGGAGGTGGCGCTGGCCCGTGACGCGGACACCGCGGCCGAGGTACTGGCCCGGCACCTCACCGAGACCGCGGCCGGGCTGACCCGGCCCGAATCCGCGAAGAAATCCTGACGCGTCTTGCCGATTCGCCCCGGACGACGGAACCGGATCACCGATCCCGGAGCCGGGGCTTCGGGATCGGTGAAATCGGCACCGCTTTTCTTCACGATTGTCAGGTGAGGACGCGAGTGGTGTCCTCGGTCCATTGTGCTCGGCGGATTCGCCGTTTCCGCTAGTTCAAGCCCAGGCTTTCCGCGGCGAGCCGGGTGCCTTCGACGCGGGCCTTGATTTTCGCGAACGCGATCTGCCGCGAAGTGGAGGTGTCGTCGGCGAAGGGGGAGAAGCCGCAGTCGTCGCAGGTGCCGAGGCGTTCGACGGGAATGTGGCGGGCGGCGGTGAGGATCCGGTCACGCACTTCTTCCGCCGTCTCGACCCGCGGGTCGATCGGGTCGATCACGCCGACGTAGACACGCTGATCCGGCTTGGAGTGTTTCGCGATGATGCCGAGGGCGGCTTCGGGGTCGGTTTCGCTGGCGAGCTGGACGAAGAAGCGGCCGGCCTTGAGGTCGAAGAGCGCGGGCAGGAGCCCGGCGTAGTCGACGTCGAGGCTGTGCACGGAATCCTGGTCGCCGCCCGGGCAGGTGTGCACGCCGATCTTCTGCCGCTCGTCGGCGGTGAAGCGTTCGAGGACGGTGTTGTTCAGGTCGATGAACGAGCGCAACAGGTCGCCGCTGGGGTCGAGCTTCAGCGAAAGCCGTCCTTCGGTGAAGTCGATTTGCACGCTGTCGGCGCCGGCGTCCAGGCATCGCCGGATGTCCGCCTCGGCTTCGTTGACCAGGTCGGCCAGGAATTCGTCGCGGCTGTAGCCCTCGATGCCGTCCGCCGGGTAGACGAGGCCGACCGCGGACGCCGCGATCACCGCCTGCTTGACCGGCCGGGTGGTGTGCTCGCGGGCCAGCTTGAGGTATTCGTCGGCGTGGGTCTGGTAGCGGAACGGGCCCGCGGTCAGGCGCGGCAGCTGCCGGGTGTGGCCGTCGGCGAAGGGGATGACCACGCCGTCGGGAGCGAGTGACGCCAGGCCGGCCAGCGGGTAGGTGGCGAAGCTGGGCTTGCCCTGTTCGCCGTCGGTGATCACCGGTGACCCGGTTTCTTCGAATAACCGGAGCGTTTCGGTGACCGCGCGAAGATTCAGCGCGGCGAGTTCCTCGGCGGTCGTTCTCCCGGCGGCGAACTCGGCAGCACCGGTCAACAGATAGTCAGGCCGGGGAATGCTGCCGATGGGTTCGGTGGGAATGGGCACGCTTCCTCCACGGGTCGCGGAACGGGTGCAGTTGCCGTCGGACCCTACCAGCATTTTTCGCTTGATCATTCGGAGTACGGGGAGATCGCCCGAACAGACGACAGCGGCGGGCGGTCGTTACCCGGCGTTCATTTCTGTCAAGGCGTTTTTTGCGCAGGGGAAAGATTGGAATACTCGCGATTGCGCAGTTCCGTTCTGCGCGGTGACTTCTGTACGGCGATGGGCTAGGGGATCGAGACCGCGTTGAGCAACGTGCGCAGCCGCCAGGGCCGGCGGCCCCAGACGAGCACCTTGCCGGTGAGCGTCGTGCGCAGCACGCCGGTCCGGCCGAACAGCATGAGCATGAACGCGCCGGGGGAGAACCACACGTGCGCGTCGACGGGCTGCCCGGCCGGCTCGACCGAGAAGCGGCCGCCGGTCATCGCGAGGACCACCGGTGCGGTGTAAGGGGAACGGAACTCGACGGTGATCCTCGGGCCGGGCCCCGGTGGGGCGGAGTCCTCGTGGTAGCCGAACACCACGAGGATGAACCGGGTGAACGCGACCGCCGCGGGCGCGTCGGGCACCGTCGGCGGCGCGCCCGCGGCGACGGCGAGGTCGTGCCCGTGGATGAGCAGCTCGTTGAGCAGATGCGCGAGTGCCGCCGAAAGGGGGAACACCAGGCCGCCGAACCATTCGACCGATGTCTCGGGCGTCAGGCCGCGGCAGTCGTCGAGGACGCCGGCGACGGTGGCTCGGAGCGCTTCCGCCAGCGACCGCGGATCGCGTTCGGGGTAGCGCTTCAGGAGCAGTTCGTTGAGTTCCGCGATGTCCGAGAGCTTGGTGTGGCTGACCCGTTCGGCCAGCTCCGGGAACGGGTGGGCGCCGGGCCGGCCGGGCAGCGCGGCGCGGGCCAGCGCCGCGACGGTGACCAGATGCGCGCCCACCTCCACGGCGGACCATCGCTCGGTGGCGGGCGCGGCGGGCGTCGTCAGCTGGTCGAGCAGCCCGGCGCAGCGTCCGGTGGCCTGCTCCACCGCGTCGTGGAGCGCTTGCCAGCCCGGTGCGTCCAGCGTCGCGGTCATCGTATGAAGCTATCGCGAGAACTAGTCATAGGGAAGAGAGTGGGGCCAGGTCGGCCTTGGCGGCTCGTTTGATATATGAAACAATAGTGAAACTCATGGCAGTGGTTCGCGGTGTGCCGGCGGCCCCTCGTGGATCCCGCCCGCCGACGCAGCAGTCGAGGGAGTGCGCATGTTTGAGAGGTTCACCGACCGCGCGAGGCGGGTGGTCGTTCTGGCCCAGGAAGAGGCCAGGATGCTCAACCACAACTACATCGGCACCGAGCACATCCTTCTGGGTCTGATCCATGAGGGTGAGGGTGTCGCCGCGAAGGCGCTGGAGTCGCTGGGCATTGCCCTCGAGGGTGTGCGCCAGCAGGTCGAGGAGATCATCGGCCAGGGTCAGCAGGCGCCGTCCGGGCATATCCCGTTCACGCCGCGGGCGAAGAAAGTGTTGGAGCTGTCGCTGCGTGAGGCGTTGCAGCTGGGCCACAACTACATCGGCACCGAGCACATTCTGCTGGGCTTGATCCGCGAGGGTGAGGGTGTCGCCGCGCAGGTGCTGGTCAAGCTGGGTGCGGACCTGAACCGGGTGCGTCAGCAGGTGTTGCAGCTCCTGTCGGGGTATCAGACGGGGGAGAAGTCGACCGAGTCGGGTTCCGGCCGTGGTGAGGGCACGCCGTCGTCGTCGCTGGTGCTGGACCAGTTCGGCCGCAATATGACGGTGCTGGCCCGGGAGGGCAAGCTGGACCCGGTCATCGGGCGCGGCAAGGAGATCGAGCGGGTCATGCAGGTCCTGTCCCGCCGGACGAAGAACAACCCGGTGCTGATCGGCGAGCCTGGTGTCGGCAAGACCGCTGTCGTCGAGGGCCTGGCGCAGAGCATTGTCAAGGGCGAGGTGCCGGAGACGCTGAAGGACAAGCAGCTCTACACCTTGGACCTGGGTTCCCTGGTGGCGGGTTCGCGGTATCGGGGTGATTTCGAGGAGCGCCTGAAGAAGGTGCTGAAGGAGATCAAGACCCGCGGCGACATCATCTTGTTCATCGACGAGCTCCACACTCTGGTGGGTGCGGGTGCGGCGGAGGGCGCGATTGACGCGGCCTCGATTTTGAAGCCGATGCTGGCG
This genomic interval carries:
- a CDS encoding YbhB/YbcL family Raf kinase inhibitor-like protein translates to MSANDPFARLPEAASFTVTSTTIADGAALPLSDGKDVSPQLSWSGAPAGTKSYAVTVYDPDAPTGSGFWHWAVADIPATVTELPEGAGDDTGAGLPEGAFALPNDARVTRFLGAAPPAGHGPHRYFFVVHALDVESLGVPADATPAFLGFTMTSHILGRAVLTATAENGSAEQVERIEVSRLIPAPADAVFAVLTDPKGHVDIDASGMLLDAEGDPVRQSGDRFVVHMDREALGDRPLGKYDVEVVITEFAPDKEIAWTVTGTRTPVRHVYGYRLEPAEGGTLVTSYYDWSEITEEWKARLTFPVVPESALKATLGILERTVRRRAV
- a CDS encoding maleylpyruvate isomerase family mycothiol-dependent enzyme, which translates into the protein MTATLDAPGWQALHDAVEQATGRCAGLLDQLTTPAAPATERWSAVEVGAHLVTVAALARAALPGRPGAHPFPELAERVSHTKLSDIAELNELLLKRYPERDPRSLAEALRATVAGVLDDCRGLTPETSVEWFGGLVFPLSAALAHLLNELLIHGHDLAVAAGAPPTVPDAPAAVAFTRFILVVFGYHEDSAPPGPGPRITVEFRSPYTAPVVLAMTGGRFSVEPAGQPVDAHVWFSPGAFMLMLFGRTGVLRTTLTGKVLVWGRRPWRLRTLLNAVSIP
- a CDS encoding cobalamin-independent methionine synthase II family protein; translation: MPIPTEPIGSIPRPDYLLTGAAEFAAGRTTAEELAALNLRAVTETLRLFEETGSPVITDGEQGKPSFATYPLAGLASLAPDGVVIPFADGHTRQLPRLTAGPFRYQTHADEYLKLAREHTTRPVKQAVIAASAVGLVYPADGIEGYSRDEFLADLVNEAEADIRRCLDAGADSVQIDFTEGRLSLKLDPSGDLLRSFIDLNNTVLERFTADERQKIGVHTCPGGDQDSVHSLDVDYAGLLPALFDLKAGRFFVQLASETDPEAALGIIAKHSKPDQRVYVGVIDPIDPRVETAEEVRDRILTAARHIPVERLGTCDDCGFSPFADDTSTSRQIAFAKIKARVEGTRLAAESLGLN
- a CDS encoding GntR family transcriptional regulator — translated: MLSEQVYAHLRDAIMRGRYAPGDALKPQDLAKEQGVSLAVVREALVRVVGDGLADRLPNRGFAIPAFSDRRWQEIAEARRTIEPVVLRMSIERGDVEWESRVRAAHHRLARTPAYVPEEGEYFSGAWSEAHRAFHRALLDGCGNPVLLETFDRLWSASELARRWSAQRTPGRDHLGEHQRLEEVALARDADTAAEVLARHLTETAAGLTRPESAKKS